The proteins below are encoded in one region of Rhododendron vialii isolate Sample 1 chromosome 7a, ASM3025357v1:
- the LOC131334257 gene encoding homeobox-leucine zipper protein HOX11-like produces the protein MELGLSLGDNSTTPRPFGFLAKNREIKSTPTNRGLEFCMALGINSNGKRLLQDQERDKSSGDGDDESEAVKRSRSTRNGDRTVSVDPPLQLALSWPSDNGSSEGGSSEKVRGFDVNRLPPAAADAEDGAAVSSPNSVASSFQMDFCVFRGAGNKRDLEAAAAAAGVNDGGDAERASSRASDDDENALSRKKLRLSKEQSAYLEESFKEHNTLNPKQKLALAKQLNLRPRQVEVWFQNRRARTKLKQTEVDCEYLKRCCETLTEENRRLHKELQELRALKNSNPFYMQLPATTLTMCPSCERVATTTTTTSAAAASASTVINNTTNTSTDSKSKAANPFALSRPRFYPFSQSQPPHQPAAS, from the exons atggaGCTGGGTTTGAGCTTAGGAGATAACAGTACAACACCAAGACCATTTGGGTTTCTGGCCAAGAATCGAGAGATCAAATCCACCCCCACTAACAGAGGGCTAGAGTTCTGCATGGCCCTGGGGATCAACTCTAACGGGAAAAGACTGCTACAAGACCAAGAGAGAGATAAGTCAAGTGGCGATGGCGATGATGAATCAGAAGCCGTGAAGAGATCAAGAAGTACAAGAAATGGTGATCGGACGGTCTCTGTCGACCCCCCTCTCCAGCTCGCCCTCTCATGGCCCTCCGACAACG GGAGTTCGGAAGGGGGTTCATCGGAGAAGGTGAGGGGGTTCGACGTGAACAGGCTGCCGCCGGCGGCAGCGGACGCGGAGGATGGGGCGGCGGTGTCTTCCCCTAACAGCGTAGCGTCGTCGTTTCAGATGGACTTCTGCGTCTTCAGAGGTGCCGGTAACAAGAGGGACTTGGAAGctgctgccgccgccgccggcgTAAACGACGGCGGTGATGCGGAGAGAGCCTCGTCAAGGGCCAGCGACGACGACGAGAACGCCTTGTCCAGGAAGAAGCTAAGGCTCTCTAAGGAGCAGTCGGCTTATCTCGAAGAGAGCTTCAAAGAACACAACACTCTTAATCCC AAACAGAAACTCGCGCTAGCGAAACAGCTTAACCTTCGACCTCGTCAAGTGGAGGTCTGGTTTCAGAACAGAAGAGCGAG GACGAAGTTGAAGCAAACGGAGGTGGATTGTGAGTACTTGAAGAGATGCTGCGAGACACTAACGGAAGAGAACAGAAGGCTGCACAAGGAGCTTCAGGAGTTGAGGGCTCTGAAGAACTCCAACCCATTCTACATGCAACTCCCGGCCACCACCCTCACCATGTGCCCCTCTTGCGAGCgcgtcgccaccaccaccaccaccacctctgctGCCGCCGCTTCTGCGTCTACGGTTATCAACAATACTACTAATACTTCTACTGACTCAAAGTCGAAAGCTGCTAACCCTTTTGCTCTCTCCAGGCCAAGATTCTACCCTTTCTCTCAATCCCAACCACCACACCAGCCTGCAGCTTcatga